A DNA window from Limanda limanda chromosome 6, fLimLim1.1, whole genome shotgun sequence contains the following coding sequences:
- the usp2a gene encoding ubiquitin carboxyl-terminal hydrolase 2a isoform X2 has product MSRVSSTAKRYAGPSYTSHYSSYTSSLTPGLSSYSDQDRLSTYKSPTSSSSGYSSSYLSSSTARSRNYSTSSDPDIDRGRTIPRTDILGSSSSSISRRSESLSRTPVKSYGGSGLSGGSVYTGYRSYSSSSAQPSYLASSSVASSISLNRRKSVSQTDLSRDLASLGFKDTSSSTPSSSTSALRSYRNRASEVADSYTTSSRPTYPGLSRSSTQEALSRSSNQEAFSSSSSSSRAYSSSTWEPSRNRLSSSPTRDSTNSKSAQGLVGLKNLGNTCFMNSILQCLSNTHSLRDYCLHNSHRRDLNNNSRTNTALMEEFAKLIQTMWTSSSSEAVSPSEFKTQIQRYAPRFVGYNQQDAQEFLRFLLDGLHNEVNRVTVRPRGTTEDFDHLPDEEKGKKMWSKYLEREDSKIVDVFVGQLKSSLTCSHCGFCSTVFDPFWDLSLPIAKGCGEVSLMDCMRLFTKEDVLDGDEKPTCYRCKTRRRCTKKFTIQKFPKILVLHLKRFSEARRTSKLSTFVNFPMKDLDLREFGSENSINAVYNLYAVSNHSGTTMGGHYTAYCRNPNSGEWYTFNDSRVTPMSSSQVRSSDAYVLFYELASSSRM; this is encoded by the exons atgtccCGTGTCTCCTCGACCGCCAAGCGTTACGCTGGCCCGTCCTACACCAGCCACTACAGCTCCTACACCTCCTCCCTGACACCGGGCCTTAGCTCATACAGCGACCAGGACAGGCTCTCCACCTACAAGTCCccgacctcctcttcctcaggttACTCCTCCAGCTATCTAAGCAGCTCTACCGCCCGCAGCCGCAACTACAGCACTTCCTCAGACCCTGACATTGACCGGGGTCGAACCATCCCACGCACCGACATCCTCggaagtagcagcagcagcattagccGACGGAGTGAGAGTCTGAGCAGAACCCCCGTCAAGAGCTATGGAGGGTCTGGGCTGAGTGGGGGGTCGGTCTACACCGGCTACAGATCCTACTCTTCATCCTCGGCCCAGCCCAGCTACCTCGCCTCTTCATCAGTGGCCTCGAGCATCTCGCTCAACCGACGTAAATCTGTATCTCAGACTGACTTGAGCAGGGATCTGGCCTCTCTGGGCTTCAAGGACACCTCTTCTTCCACCCCGTCCTCTTCCACCAGTGCCCTGCGGAGCTACCGCAATCGGGCCAGTGAAGTGGCCGATTCGTACACCACTAGCTCACGCCCAACCTACCCAGGCCTGTCGCGGAGTTCTACTCAGGAGGCACTGTCGCGGAGCTCCAACCAGGAGGcctttagcagcagcagcagcagcagcagagcataCAGCTCTTCGACATGGGAGCCGAGTCGTAATCGGCTGTCCAGCTCCCCAACCAGGGACTCTACG AATTCAAAGAGTGCCCAGGGCCTGGTGGGACTAAAGAACCTTGGAAACACA TGTTTCATGAATAGTATCCTGCAGTgtctcagcaacacacacagcctgcGAGACTACTGCCTGCACAACTCGCACCGCAGAGACCTTAACAACAACAGCCGCACCAACACAGCCCTCATGGAAG AATTTGCCAAGCTGATACAGACCATGTGGACGTCGTCCAGCAGTGAGGCAGTCAGCCCGTCTGAATTCAAAACCCAGATCCAGAGATATGCTCCCAGATTTGTGGGATACAA CCAACAGGACGCTCAGGAGTTCCTGCGTTTCCTCCTGGACGGCCTGCACAACGAGGTCAACAGGGTCACTGTCAGGCCGAGAGGCACTACAGAGGACTTTGACCACTTGCC GGATgaagagaaagggaagaagatGTGGAGTAAATACCTTGAGAGAGAAGATAGTAAAATAGTCG ACGTGTTTGTAGGACAACTGAAGAGCTCTCTGACCTGTAGCCACTGTGGGTTCTGCTCCACTGTCTTCGACCCCTTCTGGGATCTCTCTCTACCTATTGCCAAG GGCTGCGGTGAGGTGAGTCTGATGGACTGCATGCGGCTCTTCACCAAAGAGGATGTCCTCGATGGGGATGAGAAGCCG ACATGTTACAGGTGTAAAACTCGGAGGAGATGCACTAAGAAGTTCACAATACAGAAGTTCCCCAAGATCTTAGTGCTGC ACCTGAAACGCTTCTCTGAGGCAAGAAGAACCAGCAAACTGTCCACTTTTGTTAACTTCCCCATGAAGGATCTTGACTTGCGGGAGTTTGGCTCTGAAAACAGCA TTAATGCAGTGTACAACCTGTATGCAGTGTCCAACCACTCAGGCACCACTATGGGCGGTCACTACACAGCTTACTGTCGCAATCCCAACTCGGGAGAATGGTACACCTTTAATGACTCCAG agtAACGCCAATGTCCTCCAGCCAAGTGCGCAGCAGTGACGCCTACGTCTTGTTCTACGAGCTTGCTTCTTCCTCACGGATGTGA
- the usp2a gene encoding ubiquitin carboxyl-terminal hydrolase 2a isoform X4 — protein sequence MPSMRQSYTVTVPEEPPAAAFPFLKQEMRRKGSMSGSVLVSTFVGLLINQAKNSKSAQGLVGLKNLGNTCFMNSILQCLSNTHSLRDYCLHNSHRRDLNNNSRTNTALMEEFAKLIQTMWTSSSSEAVSPSEFKTQIQRYAPRFVGYNQQDAQEFLRFLLDGLHNEVNRVTVRPRGTTEDFDHLPDEEKGKKMWSKYLEREDSKIVDVFVGQLKSSLTCSHCGFCSTVFDPFWDLSLPIAKGCGEVSLMDCMRLFTKEDVLDGDEKPTCYRCKTRRRCTKKFTIQKFPKILVLHLKRFSEARRTSKLSTFVNFPMKDLDLREFGSENSINAVYNLYAVSNHSGTTMGGHYTAYCRNPNSGEWYTFNDSRVTPMSSSQVRSSDAYVLFYELASSSRM from the exons ATGCCGAGCATGCGACAGTCCTACACGGTGACCGTACCCGAGGAGCCCCCGGCCGCCGCTTTCCCGTTCCTGAAGCAGGAGATGCGGAGGAAGGGCAGCATGTCGGGCTCGGTGCTGGTCTCAACTTTCGTGGGGCTTCTGATTAACCAAGCCAAG AATTCAAAGAGTGCCCAGGGCCTGGTGGGACTAAAGAACCTTGGAAACACA TGTTTCATGAATAGTATCCTGCAGTgtctcagcaacacacacagcctgcGAGACTACTGCCTGCACAACTCGCACCGCAGAGACCTTAACAACAACAGCCGCACCAACACAGCCCTCATGGAAG AATTTGCCAAGCTGATACAGACCATGTGGACGTCGTCCAGCAGTGAGGCAGTCAGCCCGTCTGAATTCAAAACCCAGATCCAGAGATATGCTCCCAGATTTGTGGGATACAA CCAACAGGACGCTCAGGAGTTCCTGCGTTTCCTCCTGGACGGCCTGCACAACGAGGTCAACAGGGTCACTGTCAGGCCGAGAGGCACTACAGAGGACTTTGACCACTTGCC GGATgaagagaaagggaagaagatGTGGAGTAAATACCTTGAGAGAGAAGATAGTAAAATAGTCG ACGTGTTTGTAGGACAACTGAAGAGCTCTCTGACCTGTAGCCACTGTGGGTTCTGCTCCACTGTCTTCGACCCCTTCTGGGATCTCTCTCTACCTATTGCCAAG GGCTGCGGTGAGGTGAGTCTGATGGACTGCATGCGGCTCTTCACCAAAGAGGATGTCCTCGATGGGGATGAGAAGCCG ACATGTTACAGGTGTAAAACTCGGAGGAGATGCACTAAGAAGTTCACAATACAGAAGTTCCCCAAGATCTTAGTGCTGC ACCTGAAACGCTTCTCTGAGGCAAGAAGAACCAGCAAACTGTCCACTTTTGTTAACTTCCCCATGAAGGATCTTGACTTGCGGGAGTTTGGCTCTGAAAACAGCA TTAATGCAGTGTACAACCTGTATGCAGTGTCCAACCACTCAGGCACCACTATGGGCGGTCACTACACAGCTTACTGTCGCAATCCCAACTCGGGAGAATGGTACACCTTTAATGACTCCAG agtAACGCCAATGTCCTCCAGCCAAGTGCGCAGCAGTGACGCCTACGTCTTGTTCTACGAGCTTGCTTCTTCCTCACGGATGTGA
- the usp2a gene encoding ubiquitin carboxyl-terminal hydrolase 2a isoform X1, with amino-acid sequence MSRVSSTAKRYAGPSYTSHYSSYTSSLTPGLSSYSDQDRLSTYKSPTSSSSGYSSSYLSSSTARSRNYSTSSDPDIDRGRTIPRTDILGSSSSSISRRSESLSRTPVKSYGGSGLSGGSVYTGYRSYSSSSAQPSYLASSSVASSISLNRRKSVSQTDLSRDLASLGFKDTSSSTPSSSTSALRSYRNRASEVADSYTTSSRPTYPGLSRSSTQEALSRSSNQEAFSSSSSSSRAYSSSTWEPSRNRLSSSPTRDSTNSKSAQGLVGLKNLGNTCFMNSILQCLSNTHSLRDYCLHNSHRRDLNNNSRTNTALMEEFAKLIQTMWTSSSSEAVSPSEFKTQIQRYAPRFVGYNQQDAQEFLRFLLDGLHNEVNRVTVRPRGTTEDFDHLPDEEKGKKMWSKYLEREDSKIVDVFVGQLKSSLTCSHCGFCSTVFDPFWDLSLPIAKKGCGEVSLMDCMRLFTKEDVLDGDEKPTCYRCKTRRRCTKKFTIQKFPKILVLHLKRFSEARRTSKLSTFVNFPMKDLDLREFGSENSINAVYNLYAVSNHSGTTMGGHYTAYCRNPNSGEWYTFNDSRVTPMSSSQVRSSDAYVLFYELASSSRM; translated from the exons atgtccCGTGTCTCCTCGACCGCCAAGCGTTACGCTGGCCCGTCCTACACCAGCCACTACAGCTCCTACACCTCCTCCCTGACACCGGGCCTTAGCTCATACAGCGACCAGGACAGGCTCTCCACCTACAAGTCCccgacctcctcttcctcaggttACTCCTCCAGCTATCTAAGCAGCTCTACCGCCCGCAGCCGCAACTACAGCACTTCCTCAGACCCTGACATTGACCGGGGTCGAACCATCCCACGCACCGACATCCTCggaagtagcagcagcagcattagccGACGGAGTGAGAGTCTGAGCAGAACCCCCGTCAAGAGCTATGGAGGGTCTGGGCTGAGTGGGGGGTCGGTCTACACCGGCTACAGATCCTACTCTTCATCCTCGGCCCAGCCCAGCTACCTCGCCTCTTCATCAGTGGCCTCGAGCATCTCGCTCAACCGACGTAAATCTGTATCTCAGACTGACTTGAGCAGGGATCTGGCCTCTCTGGGCTTCAAGGACACCTCTTCTTCCACCCCGTCCTCTTCCACCAGTGCCCTGCGGAGCTACCGCAATCGGGCCAGTGAAGTGGCCGATTCGTACACCACTAGCTCACGCCCAACCTACCCAGGCCTGTCGCGGAGTTCTACTCAGGAGGCACTGTCGCGGAGCTCCAACCAGGAGGcctttagcagcagcagcagcagcagcagagcataCAGCTCTTCGACATGGGAGCCGAGTCGTAATCGGCTGTCCAGCTCCCCAACCAGGGACTCTACG AATTCAAAGAGTGCCCAGGGCCTGGTGGGACTAAAGAACCTTGGAAACACA TGTTTCATGAATAGTATCCTGCAGTgtctcagcaacacacacagcctgcGAGACTACTGCCTGCACAACTCGCACCGCAGAGACCTTAACAACAACAGCCGCACCAACACAGCCCTCATGGAAG AATTTGCCAAGCTGATACAGACCATGTGGACGTCGTCCAGCAGTGAGGCAGTCAGCCCGTCTGAATTCAAAACCCAGATCCAGAGATATGCTCCCAGATTTGTGGGATACAA CCAACAGGACGCTCAGGAGTTCCTGCGTTTCCTCCTGGACGGCCTGCACAACGAGGTCAACAGGGTCACTGTCAGGCCGAGAGGCACTACAGAGGACTTTGACCACTTGCC GGATgaagagaaagggaagaagatGTGGAGTAAATACCTTGAGAGAGAAGATAGTAAAATAGTCG ACGTGTTTGTAGGACAACTGAAGAGCTCTCTGACCTGTAGCCACTGTGGGTTCTGCTCCACTGTCTTCGACCCCTTCTGGGATCTCTCTCTACCTATTGCCAAG aAGGGCTGCGGTGAGGTGAGTCTGATGGACTGCATGCGGCTCTTCACCAAAGAGGATGTCCTCGATGGGGATGAGAAGCCG ACATGTTACAGGTGTAAAACTCGGAGGAGATGCACTAAGAAGTTCACAATACAGAAGTTCCCCAAGATCTTAGTGCTGC ACCTGAAACGCTTCTCTGAGGCAAGAAGAACCAGCAAACTGTCCACTTTTGTTAACTTCCCCATGAAGGATCTTGACTTGCGGGAGTTTGGCTCTGAAAACAGCA TTAATGCAGTGTACAACCTGTATGCAGTGTCCAACCACTCAGGCACCACTATGGGCGGTCACTACACAGCTTACTGTCGCAATCCCAACTCGGGAGAATGGTACACCTTTAATGACTCCAG agtAACGCCAATGTCCTCCAGCCAAGTGCGCAGCAGTGACGCCTACGTCTTGTTCTACGAGCTTGCTTCTTCCTCACGGATGTGA
- the usp2a gene encoding ubiquitin carboxyl-terminal hydrolase 2a isoform X3 yields the protein MPSMRQSYTVTVPEEPPAAAFPFLKQEMRRKGSMSGSVLVSTFVGLLINQAKNSKSAQGLVGLKNLGNTCFMNSILQCLSNTHSLRDYCLHNSHRRDLNNNSRTNTALMEEFAKLIQTMWTSSSSEAVSPSEFKTQIQRYAPRFVGYNQQDAQEFLRFLLDGLHNEVNRVTVRPRGTTEDFDHLPDEEKGKKMWSKYLEREDSKIVDVFVGQLKSSLTCSHCGFCSTVFDPFWDLSLPIAKKGCGEVSLMDCMRLFTKEDVLDGDEKPTCYRCKTRRRCTKKFTIQKFPKILVLHLKRFSEARRTSKLSTFVNFPMKDLDLREFGSENSINAVYNLYAVSNHSGTTMGGHYTAYCRNPNSGEWYTFNDSRVTPMSSSQVRSSDAYVLFYELASSSRM from the exons ATGCCGAGCATGCGACAGTCCTACACGGTGACCGTACCCGAGGAGCCCCCGGCCGCCGCTTTCCCGTTCCTGAAGCAGGAGATGCGGAGGAAGGGCAGCATGTCGGGCTCGGTGCTGGTCTCAACTTTCGTGGGGCTTCTGATTAACCAAGCCAAG AATTCAAAGAGTGCCCAGGGCCTGGTGGGACTAAAGAACCTTGGAAACACA TGTTTCATGAATAGTATCCTGCAGTgtctcagcaacacacacagcctgcGAGACTACTGCCTGCACAACTCGCACCGCAGAGACCTTAACAACAACAGCCGCACCAACACAGCCCTCATGGAAG AATTTGCCAAGCTGATACAGACCATGTGGACGTCGTCCAGCAGTGAGGCAGTCAGCCCGTCTGAATTCAAAACCCAGATCCAGAGATATGCTCCCAGATTTGTGGGATACAA CCAACAGGACGCTCAGGAGTTCCTGCGTTTCCTCCTGGACGGCCTGCACAACGAGGTCAACAGGGTCACTGTCAGGCCGAGAGGCACTACAGAGGACTTTGACCACTTGCC GGATgaagagaaagggaagaagatGTGGAGTAAATACCTTGAGAGAGAAGATAGTAAAATAGTCG ACGTGTTTGTAGGACAACTGAAGAGCTCTCTGACCTGTAGCCACTGTGGGTTCTGCTCCACTGTCTTCGACCCCTTCTGGGATCTCTCTCTACCTATTGCCAAG aAGGGCTGCGGTGAGGTGAGTCTGATGGACTGCATGCGGCTCTTCACCAAAGAGGATGTCCTCGATGGGGATGAGAAGCCG ACATGTTACAGGTGTAAAACTCGGAGGAGATGCACTAAGAAGTTCACAATACAGAAGTTCCCCAAGATCTTAGTGCTGC ACCTGAAACGCTTCTCTGAGGCAAGAAGAACCAGCAAACTGTCCACTTTTGTTAACTTCCCCATGAAGGATCTTGACTTGCGGGAGTTTGGCTCTGAAAACAGCA TTAATGCAGTGTACAACCTGTATGCAGTGTCCAACCACTCAGGCACCACTATGGGCGGTCACTACACAGCTTACTGTCGCAATCCCAACTCGGGAGAATGGTACACCTTTAATGACTCCAG agtAACGCCAATGTCCTCCAGCCAAGTGCGCAGCAGTGACGCCTACGTCTTGTTCTACGAGCTTGCTTCTTCCTCACGGATGTGA